In one Pseudomonas purpurea genomic region, the following are encoded:
- a CDS encoding pyruvate, water dikinase regulatory protein, with amino-acid sequence MKRSAFFISDGTGITAETLGQSLLAQFENITFSKVIRPYIDNVDKARAMVQQINKAAETDGFRPIIFDTIVNQDIREILATSNGFMIDIFSTFLAPLEQELSEHSSYSVGKSHSIGHNSNYMERIEAVNFALDNDDGARTHYYDKADLILVGVSRCGKTPTCLYMAMQFGIRAANYPLTEDDMERLQLPAALRAHQHKLFGLTIDPDRLTAIRNERKPNSRYSSYAQCEFEVREVENLFRRENIAHINSTHFSVEEISAKILVEKGVERRFK; translated from the coding sequence ATGAAACGATCTGCTTTCTTTATCTCCGATGGCACCGGCATTACCGCCGAAACCCTCGGCCAAAGCCTGCTGGCGCAGTTCGAAAACATTACCTTCAGCAAAGTCATACGGCCCTATATCGACAACGTTGATAAAGCGCGGGCCATGGTACAACAAATCAACAAAGCCGCTGAAACCGACGGCTTTCGCCCGATAATCTTCGACACCATCGTCAACCAGGACATTCGTGAGATCCTCGCGACGTCCAATGGTTTCATGATCGACATCTTCTCGACCTTCCTCGCGCCCCTGGAACAAGAGCTGAGCGAACACTCCTCGTATTCGGTCGGCAAGTCCCATTCCATTGGCCACAACTCCAATTACATGGAGCGCATCGAGGCGGTGAACTTCGCCCTCGACAACGACGATGGTGCCCGTACGCACTATTACGATAAGGCCGACCTGATTCTGGTGGGCGTGTCACGCTGCGGCAAAACCCCGACCTGCCTGTACATGGCCATGCAATTCGGGATTCGCGCGGCCAACTACCCGCTGACCGAGGACGACATGGAGCGCCTGCAACTGCCAGCGGCCCTGCGCGCCCATCAGCACAAGCTGTTCGGCCTGACCATCGACCCGGACCGCCTCACCGCGATCCGCAATGAACGCAAGCCCAACAGCCGTTATTCGAGCTACGCCCAGTGCGAGTTCGAAGTGCGTGAAGTCGAGAACCTGTTCCGCCGCGAGAACATTGCGCACATCAATTCCACGCATTTCTCCGTGGAAGAGATTTCAGCGAAAATCCTGGTGGAGAAAGGTGTGGAGCGGCGATTCAAGTAA
- a CDS encoding alpha/beta fold hydrolase translates to MQSSSNLFPVALISAERRGDLSEDVYRLKPGNSPDSSVELAVTRLGMADAPESRGVPVILLHGSFSNRRFWFSPKGLGLGAYLARAGYDVWIPEMRGHGLSRRNQNYRKNRVADYARYDLPAIAAFVREQSDQVPHWLGHSLGGITLAAALGGQYLGEPAVASAAFFGTQVSRTYWPLKIPPVEWSGRFILKRFAQLSGSRLKRGPEDEPIGLALESMRWYGLFGRFGDADKDWWAGLADVQVPVLAVSASGDHQDPTWACQKLFDHIGSEHKQFVCLGREQGFSDHFGHVEMLISKAAQAEVWPMVERWLKDQQAPLLGEKPKIAAAG, encoded by the coding sequence ATGCAAAGCAGCAGCAATCTATTTCCTGTGGCCTTGATCAGCGCCGAGCGTCGCGGCGATCTGAGCGAGGACGTCTATCGCTTGAAACCGGGCAATAGCCCCGACAGCAGCGTCGAACTGGCGGTGACGCGCCTGGGCATGGCTGATGCGCCAGAGTCCCGTGGCGTCCCGGTGATCCTGCTTCATGGCAGTTTTTCCAATCGGCGTTTCTGGTTTTCGCCCAAAGGCCTGGGCCTTGGGGCTTACCTGGCGCGTGCCGGCTATGACGTGTGGATCCCGGAAATGCGCGGTCACGGCCTGTCCCGGCGCAACCAGAACTACCGCAAAAACCGCGTCGCCGACTATGCCCGCTATGACCTTCCGGCCATCGCTGCGTTTGTGCGCGAGCAAAGCGACCAGGTGCCGCATTGGCTGGGCCATTCCCTGGGCGGCATCACCTTGGCGGCCGCATTGGGCGGGCAATACCTGGGCGAGCCAGCGGTCGCGTCGGCGGCGTTTTTCGGCACTCAGGTCAGTCGTACTTACTGGCCGCTGAAAATTCCACCGGTGGAATGGAGCGGGCGCTTCATTCTCAAGCGGTTCGCTCAACTGTCGGGCTCGCGCCTCAAGCGTGGCCCGGAGGACGAGCCAATTGGCCTGGCCCTGGAAAGCATGCGCTGGTATGGCCTGTTCGGGCGCTTCGGTGATGCCGACAAAGACTGGTGGGCCGGGTTGGCCGACGTACAGGTGCCGGTGTTGGCGGTCAGCGCCTCCGGCGATCATCAGGACCCGACCTGGGCCTGTCAGAAACTGTTTGATCACATCGGCTCCGAGCACAAACAGTTCGTCTGTCTGGGGCGCGAACAGGGTTTCAGCGACCATTTCGGTCATGTGGAAATGCTGATCAGCAAAGCCGCTCAGGCTGAAGTCTGGCCAATGGTGGAGCGTTGGTTGAAGGATCAGCAAGCACCGTTGCTGGGCGAGAAACCGAAAATCGCGGCGGCTGGTTGA
- a CDS encoding Rieske (2Fe-2S) protein, with the protein MFVPLERLINLEEGYRQTFQVGGRSVLLLVLDNQPLLIEDRCPHQGAPLSRGTLTNGILRCQRHGIEFQLPGGQSLQPSCPGLNLLKPAYEGDRIGVDI; encoded by the coding sequence ATGTTCGTGCCGTTAGAGCGCTTGATCAATCTGGAGGAAGGTTACCGACAGACTTTTCAGGTCGGTGGGCGTAGCGTGCTGTTGTTGGTGCTGGATAATCAGCCGTTGCTGATCGAGGACCGTTGTCCTCATCAGGGCGCGCCCTTGTCCAGAGGCACACTGACAAACGGTATTTTGCGTTGTCAGCGTCACGGCATCGAGTTTCAGCTACCGGGCGGCCAGTCCTTGCAACCGTCCTGCCCGGGCTTGAACCTGCTGAAACCGGCCTATGAGGGTGACCGCATCGGTGTCGACATCTAG
- a CDS encoding zinc transporter ZntB, with translation MFEEENAQWGLVHALVLDGEGGARSIARTELDDLQLQAHESLWLHWDRSHPQTQTWLRQSSGLSEFNCDLLLEENTRPRLLALPGSELLLFLRGVNLNPGAEPEDMVSVRIFGSAQRVISLRLRPLRATDELLVQLAEGKGPKTTSELVLYMAQYLTNKVQDLVSDLSEVVDDEEEKLDTDERYTPEHGAILQIRRRAAGLKRFLAPQRDIFGQLTRIKLPWFVEGDGDYWNELNNSLTRYLEELELTRERVGLVLEAEDRRLSVRMNRTMYRFGIITGIFLPMSFLTGLLGINVGGIPFSANPYGFLIACLMIVAVALGQWWLYRRLRWV, from the coding sequence ATGTTCGAGGAAGAAAACGCGCAGTGGGGGCTGGTACATGCCCTGGTGCTGGATGGTGAAGGCGGTGCGCGTTCGATTGCCCGGACTGAACTCGATGACCTGCAACTGCAAGCCCATGAAAGTCTTTGGCTGCATTGGGATCGAAGTCATCCGCAAACCCAGACCTGGCTGCGTCAATCCAGCGGTTTGAGTGAGTTCAACTGTGATCTCCTGCTCGAAGAGAATACCCGGCCGCGCCTTCTGGCGCTGCCGGGCTCCGAGCTGTTGCTGTTTTTGCGCGGAGTCAACCTCAACCCTGGTGCCGAACCCGAAGACATGGTGTCGGTGCGCATCTTCGGGTCCGCCCAGCGGGTCATTTCCCTGCGTTTGCGCCCTTTGCGGGCCACTGATGAACTGCTGGTGCAACTGGCCGAAGGGAAGGGGCCGAAAACCACCTCCGAGCTTGTCCTTTATATGGCTCAGTACCTCACCAATAAAGTGCAGGATCTGGTCAGCGACCTCTCTGAAGTGGTCGATGATGAAGAAGAAAAACTGGATACCGACGAACGGTATACTCCGGAACATGGCGCTATTTTGCAGATCCGTCGCAGGGCTGCCGGGCTCAAGCGGTTCCTTGCCCCGCAGCGAGATATTTTTGGTCAGCTGACACGGATCAAGCTGCCGTGGTTCGTCGAGGGTGACGGCGATTACTGGAACGAATTGAACAACAGCCTGACGCGCTATCTGGAAGAGCTTGAATTGACCCGAGAGCGCGTGGGGCTGGTGCTTGAGGCCGAAGACCGGCGTTTGAGCGTGCGCATGAATCGCACCATGTACCGCTTCGGGATTATCACCGGGATTTTTTTGCCGATGAGTTTTCTCACCGGTTTGCTGGGTATCAATGTCGGTGGAATTCCGTTTTCCGCCAACCCCTACGGCTTCCTGATTGCCTGCCTGATGATTGTGGCGGTGGCACTGGGGCAGTGGTGGTTGTACCGACGTTTGCGTTGGGTCTAG
- a CDS encoding CrfX protein, with translation MHDPFEQSLRDMLKASPSTRDDDACLGRVLKTANRQVGAGDLFSLLGRWLPALMIALNNGSAHVSPVSRLKPTARTADKAD, from the coding sequence ATGCACGATCCGTTTGAACAGTCTTTGCGTGACATGCTGAAAGCCTCGCCGTCCACCCGGGACGACGATGCCTGCCTGGGTCGCGTGTTGAAAACCGCCAACCGCCAGGTCGGTGCCGGTGATCTGTTCAGCTTGCTGGGGCGCTGGCTGCCGGCGCTGATGATCGCCTTGAACAACGGTTCGGCCCACGTCTCGCCGGTTTCCCGTCTTAAACCTACTGCTCGCACTGCTGATAAGGCTGATTGA
- a CDS encoding mechanosensitive ion channel domain-containing protein, with the protein MELDLWTQSLVTAMTALWTKVANFIPNLFGALVVLLLGFVVAKLLDTLLSKLLAKLGLDRLMGGTGLTKLLSRAGLQVPISTLIGKIVYWFVLLIFLVSAAESLGLERVSATLDMLALYLPKVFGAALVLLVGVLLAQLANGLVRGAAEGVGLDYAAGLGRIAQGLVIIISISVAISQLEVKTDLLNHVIVIVLITVGLAVALAMGLGSREIAGQILAGIYVRELYQVGQQVRVGEVEGQIEEIGTVKTTLLTDEGELVSLSNRILLEQHVSSR; encoded by the coding sequence ATGGAACTTGATCTCTGGACTCAGAGCCTCGTCACTGCGATGACCGCGTTGTGGACCAAGGTAGCGAACTTCATTCCGAACCTATTTGGCGCCCTGGTGGTGCTGCTGTTGGGTTTTGTCGTGGCCAAGCTGCTCGACACCTTGCTCTCCAAACTGCTGGCCAAGCTGGGGCTGGATCGCCTGATGGGCGGTACCGGTCTGACCAAACTGCTCTCGCGTGCAGGCTTGCAAGTGCCGATCTCGACCCTGATCGGCAAGATCGTCTATTGGTTCGTTCTGCTTATTTTTCTGGTTTCTGCTGCTGAATCCCTTGGCTTGGAGCGGGTTTCGGCTACGCTCGATATGCTAGCGTTGTATTTGCCGAAGGTCTTCGGTGCCGCGCTGGTGTTGTTGGTCGGGGTTTTGCTGGCGCAACTGGCCAATGGGCTGGTGCGCGGCGCGGCTGAAGGTGTAGGGCTTGACTACGCTGCTGGCCTGGGCCGTATTGCCCAGGGCCTGGTGATCATCATCAGTATTTCGGTGGCGATCAGTCAGCTGGAAGTCAAAACCGACCTGCTGAACCATGTAATTGTCATCGTTTTGATTACCGTTGGTCTGGCTGTTGCCTTGGCCATGGGGTTGGGAAGCCGGGAAATTGCCGGTCAGATTCTTGCTGGAATCTATGTGCGTGAGTTGTATCAGGTTGGGCAACAAGTGCGTGTTGGTGAGGTCGAAGGCCAGATCGAAGAGATCGGCACGGTTAAAACTACATTGCTGACCGACGAGGGTGAGCTAGTCTCACTCTCCAATCGGATCCTCCTGGAACAGCATGTAAGTAGCCGCTAA
- the sigX gene encoding RNA polymerase sigma factor SigX gives MNKAQSLSMRYDPRELSDEELVARSHTELFHVTRAYEELMRRYQRTLFNVCARYLGNDRDADDVCQEVMLKVLYGLKNFEGKSKFKTWLYSITYNECITQYRKERRKRRLMDALSLDPLEEASEEKTPKPEEKGGLDRWLVYVNPIDREILVLRFVAELEFQEIADIMHMGLSATKMRYKRALDKLREKFAGIAET, from the coding sequence TTGAATAAAGCCCAATCGCTATCCATGCGCTACGACCCCCGCGAGCTCTCTGATGAGGAGTTGGTCGCGCGCTCGCACACGGAGCTGTTTCACGTCACGCGCGCCTATGAAGAATTGATGCGGCGTTACCAGAGGACCTTATTTAACGTGTGTGCACGTTATTTGGGGAACGATCGTGACGCAGATGATGTCTGTCAGGAAGTGATGTTGAAGGTGCTCTATGGTCTGAAGAACTTCGAGGGGAAATCGAAGTTCAAGACATGGCTATATAGCATCACGTACAACGAGTGCATCACACAGTATCGGAAGGAACGGCGTAAGCGTCGCTTGATGGACGCATTGAGTCTGGACCCCCTCGAGGAAGCGTCTGAAGAGAAGACGCCAAAACCCGAGGAGAAGGGTGGACTTGATCGCTGGTTGGTGTATGTGAACCCGATTGACCGGGAAATTCTGGTGCTACGCTTTGTCGCAGAACTGGAATTTCAGGAGATCGCAGACATAATGCACATGGGTTTGAGTGCGACAAAAATGCGCTACAAGCGCGCTCTAGATAAATTGCGTGAGAAATTTGCAGGCATTGCTGAAACTTAG
- a CDS encoding OmpA family protein, which yields MKLKNTLGLAIGSLIAATSFGALAQGQGAVEGELFYKKQYNDSVNHVEDGFNPGASIGYFLTDDLSLNATYDKTNHTRSNDGTGNQKIKGDNFGLNAQYHFGTVGDALRPYVSGGVAHKSMTNVAATGHTGRDQSTFLTAGAGVKYYFTDNLFARAGVEADYKLDNGKWDYAPTVGLGVNFGGGSKPAPAPVAPAPAPEPEPEAPVAEVVRVELDVKFDFDKAVVKPNSYGDVKNLADFMKQYPQTTTVVEGHTDSVGPDAYNQKLSQRRADAVKQVLVKDGIEANRVRSVGYGESRPVADNATEAGRAVNRRVEAQVEAQAK from the coding sequence ATGAAACTGAAAAACACCTTGGGCTTGGCCATTGGTTCTCTTATTGCCGCTACTTCGTTCGGCGCACTGGCACAAGGCCAAGGCGCAGTTGAAGGCGAGCTGTTCTACAAGAAGCAGTACAACGACAGCGTTAATCACGTCGAAGACGGCTTCAACCCTGGCGCCTCCATCGGTTACTTCTTGACCGACGACCTGTCGTTGAACGCTACTTACGACAAGACGAACCACACCCGTTCGAACGACGGCACTGGCAACCAGAAAATCAAGGGCGACAACTTCGGCCTGAACGCTCAGTACCACTTTGGTACTGTGGGTGACGCTCTGCGTCCATACGTTTCCGGTGGCGTTGCTCACAAGAGCATGACCAACGTTGCTGCCACTGGCCACACTGGCCGTGACCAGTCGACCTTCCTGACTGCAGGCGCTGGCGTGAAGTACTACTTCACCGACAACCTGTTCGCCCGTGCTGGCGTTGAAGCTGACTACAAGCTCGACAACGGCAAGTGGGACTACGCTCCGACCGTAGGTCTGGGTGTTAACTTCGGTGGCGGCTCCAAGCCTGCTCCAGCTCCAGTAGCTCCAGCACCGGCTCCAGAGCCAGAGCCAGAAGCTCCAGTTGCTGAAGTGGTACGTGTTGAGCTGGACGTCAAGTTTGACTTCGACAAAGCTGTTGTTAAGCCAAACAGCTACGGCGACGTGAAGAACCTGGCTGACTTCATGAAGCAGTACCCACAGACCACTACCGTTGTTGAAGGTCACACTGACTCCGTCGGTCCTGACGCTTACAACCAGAAGCTGTCCCAGCGTCGTGCTGACGCTGTGAAACAAGTTCTGGTCAAAGACGGCATCGAAGCTAACCGCGTTCGCTCGGTTGGTTACGGCGAATCCCGCCCAGTTGCTGACAACGCAACTGAAGCTGGCCGCGCTGTTAACCGTCGCGTAGAAGCGCAGGTTGAAGCTCAAGCTAAGTAA
- the cobA gene encoding uroporphyrinogen-III C-methyltransferase: MSAKVWLVGAGPGDPELLTLKAVRALNEADVVLIDDLVNEAVLEHCPQARIIAVGKRGGCRSTPQAFIHRLMLRYARQGKCVVRLKGGDPCIFGRGGEEAQWLRGHGVDVELVNGITAGLAGATQCDISLTLRGVARGVTLVTAHTQDDSELNWHALAQSGTTLVIYMGVAKLGDIRRQLLAGGLAADTPVAMIENASLPQQRECRSDLTAMQEDAHEFQLKSPAILVIGAVAACATDEMQAAALWKRGVGTQEIEQSA, encoded by the coding sequence ATGAGCGCAAAAGTCTGGTTGGTGGGCGCAGGCCCCGGCGACCCTGAATTGCTGACCCTTAAAGCCGTACGGGCGCTGAACGAAGCCGACGTGGTGCTGATCGATGACCTGGTTAACGAAGCGGTGCTGGAACATTGCCCGCAGGCGCGCATCATCGCAGTGGGTAAACGCGGTGGCTGTCGCTCTACTCCGCAGGCGTTCATTCATCGCTTGATGCTGCGTTACGCCCGCCAAGGCAAATGCGTGGTGCGGCTCAAGGGGGGTGACCCGTGCATTTTCGGGCGCGGTGGTGAAGAAGCACAGTGGTTGCGCGGGCACGGCGTCGACGTCGAGCTGGTCAACGGCATCACGGCGGGCCTGGCGGGAGCCACCCAATGCGATATATCCCTGACCCTGCGCGGTGTTGCCCGGGGTGTGACACTGGTCACCGCTCACACTCAGGACGACAGCGAGCTCAACTGGCACGCCCTTGCGCAAAGCGGCACCACGCTGGTGATCTACATGGGCGTGGCAAAACTGGGCGACATTCGTCGACAACTTCTGGCGGGTGGCCTGGCGGCGGATACGCCAGTGGCGATGATTGAAAATGCGTCATTGCCCCAGCAGCGTGAATGTCGGAGTGACCTGACAGCCATGCAGGAAGACGCCCACGAGTTTCAACTGAAAAGCCCGGCTATCCTGGTGATCGGTGCCGTGGCAGCCTGTGCAACGGATGAGATGCAGGCAGCCGCTCTTTGGAAACGCGGCGTGGGCACACAGGAGATCGAACAATCTGCCTAG
- the nirD gene encoding nitrite reductase small subunit NirD, producing the protein MNWLDICALEEINALGSRIVSGPKGDIAIFRTSDDEVFALDDRCPHKGGPLSQGLIYGKRVACPLHNWQIDLASGEAQAPDVGCAHHHPARVENGRVMLALREAG; encoded by the coding sequence ATGAACTGGCTGGATATCTGCGCACTGGAAGAAATCAACGCCTTGGGCTCACGCATTGTCAGCGGGCCGAAAGGTGACATCGCGATTTTTCGTACCAGCGACGATGAGGTTTTCGCCCTCGATGACCGCTGCCCGCACAAGGGTGGACCGCTGTCCCAAGGCCTGATCTACGGCAAACGGGTGGCCTGCCCGCTGCACAACTGGCAGATCGACCTGGCATCCGGCGAGGCCCAGGCACCGGACGTCGGCTGCGCCCATCACCATCCGGCGCGGGTAGAGAACGGCCGGGTCATGCTGGCCCTGAGGGAAGCAGGCTGA
- the nirB gene encoding nitrite reductase large subunit NirB, which yields MKKLKLVMIGNGMAGVRTLEELLKLSSELYDITVFGAEPHTNYNRILLSPVLAGEQTFEDIVLNDLGWYLDNNITLLLNRKVVEIDRVKRRVIAEDGSEAEYDRLLIATGSTPFILPIPGNTLQGVIGYRDIADTQAMIDTAKTHTHAVVIGGGLLGLEAANGLMLRGMHVTVVHIGEWLLERQLDKTSGELLQTALEGRGLHFRLCEQTQALHDAGNGRVGSVQFKNGDIIPADLVVMAAGIRPNTELAEKSGIPCNRGILVNDTLQTYDPRIYAIGECASHRGIAYGLVAPLFEQAKVCANHLAQLGFARYQGSVTSTKLKVTGIDLFSAGDFMGGEGTETITLSDPIGGVYKKLVIKDDVLVGACLYGDTADGGWYFRQIRENHAIGEIRDHLMFGENALGDVGHQGQDKAMSMADNAEVCGCNGVCKGTIVKAIQEHGLFSVDEVKKHTKAASSCGSCAGLVEQILINTVGGAADVKPKSEKAICGCSDLNHGQIRQAIREQHLLTIAGTMSYLNWRTPNGCATCRPALNYYLISTWPGEARDDPQSRLINERAHANIQKDGTYSVVPRMWGGVTNPSELRRIADVADKYNVPMVKVTGGQRIDLLGIKKQDLPGVWKDLDMPSGHAYGKSIRTVKTCVGSEFCRFGTQNSTQLGIELEHDLFNMWSPHKVKLAVSGCPRNCSEAGIKDVGIIGVDSGWEMYIGGNGGIKTEVAEFFVKLKTAEEVREYNGAFLQLYREEAFYLERTVHYLQRVGMEHIKKAVLEDPARRKALNDRLQFSLSFEQDPWKERLEQPLLKKEFDVIPVKNLEVPA from the coding sequence ATGAAAAAACTAAAACTGGTGATGATCGGCAACGGCATGGCCGGGGTTCGTACCCTGGAAGAGCTGCTCAAACTGAGCAGCGAACTGTACGACATCACGGTCTTCGGCGCCGAACCGCACACCAACTACAACCGCATCCTGCTGTCGCCGGTGCTGGCGGGTGAGCAGACCTTCGAAGACATTGTGCTCAACGACCTGGGCTGGTATCTGGATAACAACATCACGCTGCTGCTCAACCGCAAAGTGGTAGAGATCGACCGGGTCAAACGCCGCGTCATTGCCGAAGACGGCAGCGAAGCCGAGTACGACCGCCTGCTGATCGCCACCGGTTCAACACCGTTCATCCTGCCAATCCCCGGCAACACCTTGCAGGGCGTGATCGGCTACCGCGACATCGCCGACACCCAGGCCATGATCGACACCGCCAAAACCCACACACACGCGGTGGTGATCGGCGGCGGCCTGCTGGGCCTTGAAGCCGCCAACGGCCTGATGCTGCGCGGCATGCACGTGACCGTGGTGCACATCGGCGAATGGCTGCTGGAACGGCAACTGGATAAAACCAGCGGCGAGTTGCTGCAAACCGCCCTGGAAGGTCGCGGCTTGCACTTTCGTTTGTGCGAACAGACCCAGGCCCTGCACGACGCGGGCAATGGCCGGGTCGGCTCGGTGCAGTTCAAGAACGGCGACATCATCCCCGCTGATCTGGTGGTGATGGCGGCCGGCATTCGCCCCAACACCGAACTCGCGGAAAAGTCCGGCATCCCGTGCAACCGCGGGATTCTGGTCAACGACACCCTGCAAACCTACGACCCGCGCATCTACGCCATCGGCGAATGCGCCAGCCACCGTGGCATTGCCTATGGCCTGGTGGCGCCGCTGTTCGAACAGGCCAAGGTCTGCGCCAATCACCTCGCTCAGTTGGGTTTCGCCCGCTATCAAGGCTCGGTGACCTCGACCAAGTTGAAAGTCACCGGCATCGACCTGTTCTCCGCGGGCGACTTCATGGGCGGCGAAGGTACCGAGACCATCACGCTTTCCGACCCCATCGGCGGGGTCTACAAAAAACTGGTGATCAAGGACGACGTGCTGGTCGGTGCCTGTCTGTACGGCGATACGGCGGATGGCGGCTGGTATTTCCGGCAGATTCGTGAGAACCACGCCATCGGCGAAATCCGCGATCACCTGATGTTCGGTGAAAACGCTCTAGGCGATGTAGGCCACCAAGGCCAGGACAAAGCCATGAGCATGGCCGACAACGCCGAAGTCTGTGGCTGTAACGGCGTGTGCAAGGGCACCATCGTCAAGGCTATTCAGGAACACGGGCTGTTCAGCGTCGACGAAGTCAAGAAACACACCAAGGCCGCCAGCTCCTGCGGTTCCTGCGCGGGGTTGGTGGAACAGATCCTGATCAACACCGTCGGCGGCGCGGCAGACGTCAAACCGAAAAGCGAAAAAGCCATCTGTGGTTGCAGCGACCTGAACCACGGGCAAATCCGCCAGGCGATCCGCGAACAACACCTGCTGACCATCGCTGGAACCATGAGTTACCTGAACTGGCGCACGCCCAATGGCTGCGCCACTTGCCGCCCGGCGCTCAACTACTACCTGATTTCCACGTGGCCGGGCGAAGCCAGGGACGATCCGCAATCGCGGCTGATCAACGAACGCGCCCATGCCAACATTCAAAAAGATGGCACTTATTCGGTAGTCCCACGGATGTGGGGCGGTGTGACCAATCCTTCAGAACTGCGGCGCATTGCCGACGTCGCCGACAAATACAACGTGCCGATGGTCAAGGTCACCGGCGGCCAGCGCATCGACCTGCTGGGGATCAAGAAACAGGACCTGCCCGGCGTCTGGAAGGATCTGGACATGCCGTCCGGCCATGCCTACGGCAAATCGATTCGCACGGTCAAAACCTGCGTTGGCAGTGAGTTCTGCCGCTTCGGCACGCAGAACTCCACGCAACTGGGCATCGAGCTGGAACATGACCTGTTCAACATGTGGTCGCCGCACAAGGTCAAGCTCGCGGTCTCCGGTTGCCCACGCAACTGCTCGGAAGCGGGCATCAAGGACGTCGGAATTATCGGCGTGGATTCGGGCTGGGAGATGTACATCGGCGGCAATGGCGGGATCAAAACCGAGGTCGCGGAGTTCTTCGTCAAACTGAAAACCGCCGAGGAAGTGCGCGAATACAACGGCGCATTCCTGCAGCTGTACCGCGAAGAGGCCTTCTACCTCGAACGCACCGTGCACTACCTGCAGCGGGTCGGCATGGAACACATCAAGAAAGCCGTATTGGAAGACCCGGCGCGCCGCAAGGCACTCAATGATCGGCTGCAATTCTCCCTGTCGTTCGAACAGGACCCGTGGAAAGAACGCCTTGAGCAGCCGCTGTTGAAAAAGGAATTCGATGTCATCCCCGTGAAAAACCTGGAGGTGCCAGCATGA